In the genome of Enterococcus sp. DIV2402, the window ATTTATATAGGGGTATTGATACTTCTTTAGATGACATAGAGAGATTATCTAAACGTGTTTATAATTTATGCAATTGGAAAACTGAGTTTTATTTGAATGTGGATACTGTTGATACAAATTTAGATAAGTTAATTCATTCTCTTCCTAAAGTATCTATTGATCACCTTGGTATGGGAAGACATTCTATTGATAAACTAAAAAAGTATCTTTCAAATAATATTCCAATTCGTGTAACAGGATTTGGTAGAATTAAGTATGACAGAGATGAATTAAAATCTATATTAGTGCAACTACATGCAGAAAATTCAGAAGGATTAATTTTTGGAACAGATTTACCTTCAACCAGAGCAAATTATCGATTTTCTATAAATGATATTCTTTTATTGGAGGAAATTTTCAATGCACAAGATGTAGAGAAAATTCTGTATAAAAACGGGATGAAATGGTATTTGGATAAGTAGTTTAGAACATCACCTTTCGCATCTAGAAGTGGAATTGTAAAACATTCACCTAGTAAAAATTGAATTTTAGACAAAACATCGTCACTCTCTATCAAATCTATCAGCAAAAAGCGTCACAATTTTTGAAATTGTGACGCTTTTTACTGATATCATTCCCTTACTCTATTGCTTTTAGACTCTCTAATTTTCAATCTGATTCTACTTCGACATTGACATTGACAAGAAAAAAATCAAAGAAGTGGCAAGTTTTCATTAATTATTCAATAGCAAATTTTACCGAAACCGATTGTGTAGGTACATCATAAAAACGATCTTCTCTACGTCCCAGAAAATCTTTGCCTTGTTGTGGGAACATCGCATACAACAAAACATCTTCTTCCGATTTTGCATACTTTTTAATTTCTTCTTCTAGAATTGCTAATTCTGGTTTAATCAAATCAGCAGGACGGCAAGTGATGGCTTCATCTTCACCAATGATTTTTTTCTTCATTTCTTCAGAGATTGGTGCGGGAGATTTTCCGTAGTATCCTCGAACATAATCTTTGATTTCATTAGGAATCAGTTTATAACGCTCCCCTGATATGACATTCATTAAAGCCTGAGTACCGACCATCTGTGATAGTGGTGTTACTAAAGGAGGAAACCCTAAATCAGCTCGGACTTTCGGTACCTCGGCTAAAACTTCATCATACTTGTCTGATAATCCTTGTTCTTTTAATTGGCTTAACAAATTAGAAAGCATTCCACCAGGAACTTGATAAATCAAGGTCTTAGGTTCAACATCTTTCACTTTTGGGTTTAAGATGCCATCTTCTCTAAACTGATCACGAATTGGATTAAAATATTCTGCAATTTTTGTTACTTTATTCATGTTTAAACCTGTATCAAATCCCAATTCTTCAAATGCAGTAGCTATAGATTCCGTTGCTGGCTGACTTGTACCTCCTGCAAATGAGGAAATTGCGGTATCAATGATATCGGCACCCGCTTCAGCAGCTTTTAAATAGGTCATTTCTGAAATTCCGCTTGTTGCATGTGTGTGCACCTCTAAAGGCAAAGCCACGGAATCTTTTATTCGACTGACTAACTCAAAAGCAGCATAAGGCGTTAAAACTCCAGACATATCTTTCAAACAAATTGAATCTGCACCTGTTTTAGCTAGCTCTTTAGCTAAATCAACAAAATAATCAAACGTGTGAACTTTACTTGTTGTATAGGAGATTGCTGCTTGACATTCACCGCCAGCTTCTTTGGTCGCACGGATTGCTGTTTGTAGGTTACGCACATCGTTCAGTGCATCAAAAATTCGAATCACATCGATTCCATTTTCAATTGATTTTCCGACAAAAGCTTTTACCACATCATCTGCATAGTGACGATAACCTAAAAGATTTTGTCCTCTAAGCAGCATCTGCAATTTAGTATTTTTTACTTCTTTTCTTATTGCGCGTAATCTTTCCCAGGGATCCTCGTTTAAATATCTCACACAAGAATCAAAAGTAGCACCTCCCCACATTTCTAAAGCACGGAAGCCTGCTTCATCCATTGTTTTTATAATTGGTAACATATCTGAAGTAGGCATGCGTGTTGCAATCAAACTCTGCTGACCATCACGCAAAACAGTTTCCGTGAACCGAATTTTCTTAGTCATTCTATTGCTCCTTTCCTATGCTTACCATTTCGTAAATTTTATTTTGTAATTCTTCAATAGAGTGTTGTCGAGAACGGCCACATTCCTTCGCATCCTTTTGACAAATCAAGCATTTTCGACTAGGATGTTTGAGCACTTGTCGACTAATATTTTTGAGTTTTTCATCAAACCAAATAACATCTAAATCGAATAGCCGTCCATATTTATAAGTTTCTTCAATTTGAATCATTTTTTTCTTTAATTTTTCTGGCAATAGATTAACAGATAGATAATATTCAGCACCTGTTTTTTTACTATGGCAAATTCTAACATTTGGAACTACATCAGCCAACTGATGTTCAATGTATGCAACAGCCTCCACAAAAATAGCCATTAAGCCAATCGAGTTTTTAATCGATCCTGGAATATTCATTGTAGCTACTAATAAAGAAGAATTTGGATAAGTCTCCAATATTTTTTGTTGCATACTGACTCGTTTCTCTCTAGCATCTAGTATCTCTTCTAAAGTAATTTCTTCACCATCAAATAGTTCATCAGACATTTTTAACCACATCAATCAAACTACCGTCTCGATATTCGATTAAAGCTACCACCTTATCCCCATATTGGATTGAATCTGGTGTGCCTACGATTGCATAAGCTTTTTCTTTTAATTCTTGAATTGTAAACTGCGGTACATCTAATAACTTAAAGTGTTCAATTAAATCATTTCGATTCGGATTAATTGCTATTCCTACTTCTGTAACAATCACATCTATACTATCACCAGGTGTGACAACTGTATTTACTTGATCGACGAAAGTTGGAATTCTACCACGAACTAATGGTGAAAGTACTAAGCTCATTTTACAGGCCATACTAGTATCTGAATGTCCGCCTGAAGCGCCTCGAATTACCCCATCCGAACCTGTAATGACATTCACATTAAAATCTGTATCTATTTCCAAAGCTGATAAAACAGAGGTATCCAGCTGATTGATAACCGCTCCTTTACTCAAAGGTGAGGCATACATGTTCGCATCAATCTCATAATGGTCTGCATTTATTCCTAAAGAAACAGCTGAAGGGTAGTCAAAATCCTGTACATCAATAATTTTTTCAACCAATCCTTCCTCTAAAAGTTCAATCATTGCATTTGTAATCCCTCCCAATGTAAAACTTGCTTTAATACCATCTTTAAGCATTTTTTCTCTGATGAAACGTGTGACTGCTAGAGATGAACCACCCGTTCCTGTTTGGAAAGAAAAACCTTGTTTATAATACGGTGAAGAGGTAATTACTTTCGCAGCATATTCTGCAATCAATAACTCTTTAGGATTTTTTGTAAAACGTGTTGCTCCTTTGGCTATTCCCTGAGGATCACCAATTGCATCCACTTCAACGACATAATCAACATTTGTTTGTGGAATACTAATGGGAGTATTGGGATAACTCACTAGTGTATCAGTAATAATCACGACTTGGTCTGCATATTCTGCATCCACCATCGCATAACCTAATGAACCACAATTCGCTTTTCCTTTTGTTCCATTAGCATTACCATATTCATCAGAACTTGGTGCACCTAAAAAAGCAACATCAATATGAATGTCTCCCGCAGCAATTGCTCGAGCACGTCCACCATGAGAACGAATCACAACTGGATTCTCCATAATTCCAGAAGAAATTGCTGCCCCAACTTTATCTCTTAATCCTGAAGAGGTAATATTGGTCACAACACCATTCTTGATATGATCAATCAGCGGTGCATGAACATTGGCAATTGAACTTGGCGCAATGGAAAGGTTTTTAATACCCATTTTATCAATTTCTTCCATCACCATATTCATTACGTAGTCTCCTTCACGAAAATGATGATGAAAAGAGATTGTCATACCGTCTTTTAAGCCAGTTTTTTCGATTGCTTCTCGGATACTGCCTAGCAATTTTTGATCTCTTGGTTTAACTGGATTAATTTTACGGCTCGTTTCTTTATACTGATTAATATGAGCAAGTTCTCCTTCATAGATACCGTATTGTTCTGCATATTGTTGAGGAATCTCTTTACCCACTTTATTTAATACCATATTAAACTTCCTCCTTTGTAATCAATTTTGCTGCTATGGCTAATGCGATAACTCGTTCTGCACGTTCAACAATAGGTTTGTCTACCATTTTTCCATTAACAGAAATAACACCAGAACCTTTTGCTTCTGCTTCTCTGATCCCCCAAATAACTTCTTTAGCAGATTGAATCTCTTTTTCAGTTGGCGCGTAAATTTGATTTACCAAAGGAATTTGTCGTGGATTGATAACTGATTTTCCATCAAATCCTAATTGTTTAATCGTTCGTACTTCGTTTTGAAAACCTTCGATATTGTCAACATCAGAATAAACTGTATCAATTGCTGAAATTCCAGCAACTCGGGCAGCGTGTAAAATCATACTGCGAGCAAAAAGCAACTCTTGACCATCCGAATAGCGACGTGTCTTTAAATTGGTTACATAATCTTCAGCTCCTAAAGCAATACCAATCAATCGTGTTGAGCTTTGCGCAATATCGGATGCATTTAGTACCCCTTCTGCAGATTCAATTGCGGCCATCATTTTTGTTCTACCGATTTCAATTCCTGCTTTACTTTCAACTTCTGTAATAACTTCTTCTACCTCAATGATATCCTGTGCTGTTTCGGTCTTCGGCAATCTGATAACATCAACACCAGCCAAAACCATAGCTGCAACATCTTGTTTTCCACCTGAATCTAAGCTATTGATACGTACAACCGTTTCCACTTTGCTGTAATCAAATGTTTTTAAAGCTGAATGAACTAGAACTCTGGCAGAATCTTTTTCTTTTAAAGAAACCGCATCTTCTAAATCAAACATAAGGGAATCTGCACCATACAATGGTGCATCTCGGAGCATTGCCGCATTTGCACCAGGTACAAACATCATTGTTCTTCTCAATTGTTCCATGAGTCAATCTCCTCCCAGTCATAATTGTCCTTTTCAGCAGCACGATGAACAGCTGTAAGTGTTCGAGCTTTGATCGTACAATCCAAAGCTCCTTTATCAACAGCAATGACTTCCACTCCAGTTACATTTAAATGACTTAAAGTATCTGTGATTACTTTGCGAATCTGACGTCCAAATTGTTTTTCTACGCTACTTTCTAGATCAATATGAATTCCCTGTGAATCAATAGGCTGAATCGTAAGCATGATATCACTCGATTCCATGGTTCCCGCAACAGCGGTTTTAATAATTTTCACTTTGTTCACCTCATTAATCAGTTTGTGTATTTTATAAAATCGTAGGTCGTTTTTGGTAAAAATTTTAGCAATACATCCTCATTTTTTTCCTTGATGGCTTGACGGACTTTCGTTGCACTTATTGCCTCCCCATCAATGGTCAATCTTGGCAGAATAACCAAATGTAATCTGTCATCAAAAACTTCTTGCATTGCTTGATTGTAAACTTCTGTAACTTTAGAAAACGGTTCGTCACCTACAAAACGAGTTCGAATCTCTAATAGAGGAGCGATTCTTTCCATAAACAGTCGTGCATCTAAAGTAGCTTGTACTTTAGCAATATCCAACTCCGCTTTATCTTTTAAAAAGTACGCTGGAAAAGTAGCCGAGGAAACCATATATTGATCTGTCGGAATAACTGTCACATTGCCTAAATGAGCAACTCCTTGTCTCACCATGGCGAGTCGATCTGCGGTTGAAAAAGTCGAATGATCCTCTGATAAAACAAAAACATAAACTTGTTGACTATGTTGTGCAGCAGTTTCTACTAAGTACTGGTGTCCTTTCGTAAAAGGATTCGCATTCATTACAATTCCACTACCTTCTCCGATTTTTTTCTTTTCCAGCAAAAAACGTAGATAGTCAGAAAAATTAGGTTTACCCAACTCCATAAACAACACATCTTCATTCGCTACAATCTTTTTAAATCCTAACGAATGAAAGATGGCTTTACTCTGCGGTTTTGTATAAAGAAATACATGTAATTGCTCATTTTCGCGCATTTTTTCTAACAAATGCGTAACCACTTGTGTTAAAAGATTTTCAGCTTGATAATCTTTGCAAACAGCTACACATTTGATGATATTTTCATCATAAGAACCCGTTGCGATCAATTGTTCATCATCATATACCAATCGTGTACTCAAGTCGTTCGTTTGTATGAAGGTTCGCTTTTGCCATTAGTTCTGCCCACTGCTTATAGCCCTTTTTATCAACATCCAACCAGATTCGTTTCATTGTATATACGTTGTACATAACTGATGATCTCCTTACTTTTTCTTAACTGGAAATAGTTTCGTCAAAAGTTTCGATGACAAGTAAATAATAAATAGTACCAAGAAAACTCCGCCCCAACCTAAAACAAGCAGTTCAAAGGAGGTTTTTAAATCTTCTATATTAATTGACATAATTATTCATCCTTTCTTAAGCTAAAAACGCTAACAATAAACCGCCAGCAATAACAGAAGCAATTTGACCAGAAACGTTTGCACCAGCAGCATGCATTAAAATGAAGTTCTGCGGATCTTCATCAGTCGCCATCTTTTGAATCACTCGACTAGACATTGGAAAAGCTGAGATTCCTGCAGCACCAATCATCGGGTTTACTTTCTCCTTGCGGAACAGATTGATAAATTTCGCAAACAACACACCGCCAATAGAATCCATAACAAAAGCAATCAAACCTAAACCAATAACCATTAACGTATCTACTTGTAAAAAGTCTTCATAATTCATACTGACTGAAATAGATAATCCTAGCAAAATACTGATAATGTTAACTAATTCATTTTGAGCAGTCAAAGATAAGCGGTCTAATACACCACATTCACGTAACAAATTACCAAACATCAAAAAGCCGACTAACGGTAACGATACTGGTGCAATTAACCCAGCAACAATTGAAATGACAACTGGGAATAAGATTTTAGCTGTTTGTGATACTTCTCCAGCACGATAAGTCATTCGTATCCGACGCTCTGCCTTAGTTGTAACTGCTTTAATCGCCACTGGTTGGATAATTGGAACTAATGACATATATGAATAGGCCGCCACCATGATTGCCCCCATATATTTAGAATTAAGTGTATTAGCCACAAAAATAGAAGTCGGACCATCTGCAGCGCCAATAATTCCAATAGACGCAGCATCGAATAAATCAAATCCTAATAGAACAGCCATAATAATTGTAAAGAAAATTCCAAATTGAGCAGCAGCTCCAAATAAGAGCATAAATGGATTTTGTAGTAATGGTCCAAAATCAATCATTGCGCCTATTCCAATAAATAACAGTAAAGGGAATAATTCTGTTGAAATTCCAAAATCGAACAACACATTGAAAGGTCCTGGTTCTCCACCAGCGAATAATACCCCAGAATTTGGAAAGTTGACTAAAATTGTTCCTAATCCCATAGGTACAAGTAAAGTTGGTTCATATTCCTTCTTGATTCCTAAGTACATCAATAGTCCACCAATCAGCATCATAACGATTCTTCCGGGTTCTTGTCCCATACCTAAAATACCTTGAATTAATGTCTCCACAAATTTCACTTCCTCTTTTTATCAAACTTATTTAATAGTTAATAATGGTTCACCTGGATTAACCACTTGACCTTGTGTAACATGAATGCCATTAACAGTTCCTGCTTGGTTTGCTACGATTTCATTTTCCATTTTCATAGCTTCTAAAATCAATAGTGGTTGATTCGCTTGTACAGCATCTCCTGTTTTTACTAAAATTTTCAATACTGTACCCGGCATAGGTGCAACCATTGCATCGACTCCTGCTTGTGATGTTGCTACTGGCGCCGGTGTTTCTTGAGGCTCTGGTTCAGGAACTGGTGCTGGTGCTGCCGGTGCAGAAACTGCTACTGGCTGTTGTACCGCCCCCACTTCTTCCATTTCTACTAAGTATTCCGTACCATCAATTGAGATTTTAAATTTTCGTAACATCGATACTCCTCCTATATGCTATCTATCTTTTTCTTGGCAATACTCTTAACAAACAACTGACTATCATCAGCTAACTCTGAGACTAAACTAGCAGAAATAATCGCAACTGTTCTTGCCTCTGGGTTTCTTTGAAGAATCCGTTTTATAACAAACTGACTATCTGGACGATCGCCAGCTGCTATGGCTGTCACAATAACACTAATTCGTTCATAATCTTTTGGATTCATTTCTATAAATGTCGGAATCGCTTCCCATCCGTCAGACTCCTTCTCGGATATTTTTTGGCTGTCCAAGTTATTTTCGAAAACGTTTTCTTCTCCATTTTGTTTTTTTGTGAACAATCGCTTTATCAGATTCATTGACTACTCCTTTCTTAAATTTATTTCACAGACTCATTATAGAAAACTCATCGAAAAGATGTAGAAAAAATTCAAACTTAAATTGTTCTTTTCGTGTTCATATTTCTAAAACCATCCTACAAAACCTTGAAAACGTTGGTATAAAGCTATTTATAGACAATTAAGATTCTATTAATATTTAATTAAGTACTGAATAAGATTTATAGTCCACGATTGTTTTTTTTGTGTTCTTTTGTTAGTCACCATCTTTATTCTTTTCGTTAATTTGATTATTCTAAATTTGTAAACAGGAAATAATAATAAAAAAAACAGATAGATTGTGAAATTAAAATTATTAATTTCTTTTTTATTTCTTTGTTATTGTTACCGTTTTCAAAAAAACATTCGTTCAATTAGAAGAAAGGAAGAAAAAATGTTACTAACTATTTTATCTTACGCAATGATTATCATCTTCATGTTCGTCATCATGAAGAAAAAGTTATCACCATTTACTTCATTAGTAGTTGTTCCGCTTGTGTTCACTTTGATTGCGATTGCCACAGGTGTCGCAAGTCCACCAACTGGAGCAGATGGCAGTATTCCAGAAGTACACATTGGCAATTTTGTAATGGAAGGTATCGCAACAACAGCAACAACAGGAATTATGTTGCTCTTTGCCATTCTTTATTTCTCAATCATGCTGGACGCAGGATTATTTGATCCAATTACCAAAAAAATGATTTATTTTGCTAAAGGCGACCCCATGAAAGTTTTGATGGCAACTGCAGTCGTGGCTGCCGCAGTATCACTAAATGGTGATGGAACAACGACCACTTTGATTTGTTGTTCTGCGTTTATTCCAATCTATAAAAAACTGAACATGAAATTGATGAACCTAGGTGTTTTGATTATTTTACAAAATACTATTATGAATCTATTGCCTTGGGGTGGTCCTACTGCCCGTGCAATGGCGGTTTTAGAGGTT includes:
- a CDS encoding amidohydrolase family protein, producing MYKIFDGHFHIIDPAFPLIENNGFIPDYYVIKEYREELRRMNIDVIGGAVVSGSFQGYHQDYFNAALTELGENFIGITQLPIDISDQEIRFLDATGIKGIRFNLYRGIDTSLDDIERLSKRVYNLCNWKTEFYLNVDTVDTNLDKLIHSLPKVSIDHLGMGRHSIDKLKKYLSNNIPIRVTGFGRIKYDRDELKSILVQLHAENSEGLIFGTDLPSTRANYRFSINDILLLEEIFNAQDVEKILYKNGMKWYLDK
- a CDS encoding oxaloacetate decarboxylase subunit alpha — its product is MTKKIRFTETVLRDGQQSLIATRMPTSDMLPIIKTMDEAGFRALEMWGGATFDSCVRYLNEDPWERLRAIRKEVKNTKLQMLLRGQNLLGYRHYADDVVKAFVGKSIENGIDVIRIFDALNDVRNLQTAIRATKEAGGECQAAISYTTSKVHTFDYFVDLAKELAKTGADSICLKDMSGVLTPYAAFELVSRIKDSVALPLEVHTHATSGISEMTYLKAAEAGADIIDTAISSFAGGTSQPATESIATAFEELGFDTGLNMNKVTKIAEYFNPIRDQFREDGILNPKVKDVEPKTLIYQVPGGMLSNLLSQLKEQGLSDKYDEVLAEVPKVRADLGFPPLVTPLSQMVGTQALMNVISGERYKLIPNEIKDYVRGYYGKSPAPISEEMKKKIIGEDEAITCRPADLIKPELAILEEEIKKYAKSEEDVLLYAMFPQQGKDFLGRREDRFYDVPTQSVSVKFAIE
- the citX gene encoding citrate lyase holo-[acyl-carrier protein] synthase — encoded protein: MSDELFDGEEITLEEILDAREKRVSMQQKILETYPNSSLLVATMNIPGSIKNSIGLMAIFVEAVAYIEHQLADVVPNVRICHSKKTGAEYYLSVNLLPEKLKKKMIQIEETYKYGRLFDLDVIWFDEKLKNISRQVLKHPSRKCLICQKDAKECGRSRQHSIEELQNKIYEMVSIGKEQ
- the citF gene encoding citrate lyase subunit alpha, whose protein sequence is MVLNKVGKEIPQQYAEQYGIYEGELAHINQYKETSRKINPVKPRDQKLLGSIREAIEKTGLKDGMTISFHHHFREGDYVMNMVMEEIDKMGIKNLSIAPSSIANVHAPLIDHIKNGVVTNITSSGLRDKVGAAISSGIMENPVVIRSHGGRARAIAAGDIHIDVAFLGAPSSDEYGNANGTKGKANCGSLGYAMVDAEYADQVVIITDTLVSYPNTPISIPQTNVDYVVEVDAIGDPQGIAKGATRFTKNPKELLIAEYAAKVITSSPYYKQGFSFQTGTGGSSLAVTRFIREKMLKDGIKASFTLGGITNAMIELLEEGLVEKIIDVQDFDYPSAVSLGINADHYEIDANMYASPLSKGAVINQLDTSVLSALEIDTDFNVNVITGSDGVIRGASGGHSDTSMACKMSLVLSPLVRGRIPTFVDQVNTVVTPGDSIDVIVTEVGIAINPNRNDLIEHFKLLDVPQFTIQELKEKAYAIVGTPDSIQYGDKVVALIEYRDGSLIDVVKNV
- the citE gene encoding citrate (pro-3S)-lyase subunit beta, producing the protein MEQLRRTMMFVPGANAAMLRDAPLYGADSLMFDLEDAVSLKEKDSARVLVHSALKTFDYSKVETVVRINSLDSGGKQDVAAMVLAGVDVIRLPKTETAQDIIEVEEVITEVESKAGIEIGRTKMMAAIESAEGVLNASDIAQSSTRLIGIALGAEDYVTNLKTRRYSDGQELLFARSMILHAARVAGISAIDTVYSDVDNIEGFQNEVRTIKQLGFDGKSVINPRQIPLVNQIYAPTEKEIQSAKEVIWGIREAEAKGSGVISVNGKMVDKPIVERAERVIALAIAAKLITKEEV
- the citD gene encoding citrate lyase acyl carrier protein produces the protein MKIIKTAVAGTMESSDIMLTIQPIDSQGIHIDLESSVEKQFGRQIRKVITDTLSHLNVTGVEVIAVDKGALDCTIKARTLTAVHRAAEKDNYDWEEIDSWNN
- a CDS encoding OadG-related small transporter subunit → MSINIEDLKTSFELLVLGWGGVFLVLFIIYLSSKLLTKLFPVKKK
- a CDS encoding sodium ion-translocating decarboxylase subunit beta, encoding METLIQGILGMGQEPGRIVMMLIGGLLMYLGIKKEYEPTLLVPMGLGTILVNFPNSGVLFAGGEPGPFNVLFDFGISTELFPLLLFIGIGAMIDFGPLLQNPFMLLFGAAAQFGIFFTIIMAVLLGFDLFDAASIGIIGAADGPTSIFVANTLNSKYMGAIMVAAYSYMSLVPIIQPVAIKAVTTKAERRIRMTYRAGEVSQTAKILFPVVISIVAGLIAPVSLPLVGFLMFGNLLRECGVLDRLSLTAQNELVNIISILLGLSISVSMNYEDFLQVDTLMVIGLGLIAFVMDSIGGVLFAKFINLFRKEKVNPMIGAAGISAFPMSSRVIQKMATDEDPQNFILMHAAGANVSGQIASVIAGGLLLAFLA
- a CDS encoding acetyl-CoA carboxylase biotin carboxyl carrier protein subunit — its product is MLRKFKISIDGTEYLVEMEEVGAVQQPVAVSAPAAPAPVPEPEPQETPAPVATSQAGVDAMVAPMPGTVLKILVKTGDAVQANQPLLILEAMKMENEIVANQAGTVNGIHVTQGQVVNPGEPLLTIK